In Planctomycetaceae bacterium, the sequence CAGCACTACCAGCGTGGCGTCCGCGGCGGCGGCAGCAGCGTCGTCGATGCCCACCAGCGCCGCCAGGCGCCGGTAGCGCCCGTCAAGGTTGTAGCTCAGCGAGGTGAAGCTGTGGAGGCCGAGCCCCGAGGCGTACGTCTTCTTGTTCATGCGAAGCGGGCCGCCGGCAACGCTGCGCCCGCGACGGTACTTGAAGCCCTCGCCCAGCAGCCCGTGCTGCTCGACGGCGTCGGGGGCCAGTTCGGCCAGATCGGTCACCCGGTCGCTGATAAAGGTGATCTCCGCCACGCCCGCCGGGTCCAGCGTCAGCCGTTTGAACGCCGCGGTCTCCAGGCCCAACCCTTTGGCGTCCATCGTCAGCGACGACCAGGGCAATCGGCTTCCGTTGCGCAGGGTCACCACCCCGCCGGCGCGAGCCGGCGCCGCGGCGCCCGTCTGCCCCAGCAGCACGGCCCGGACTGTATCGCGGGCGCTGCGGCGGTCGGTGTCTTTCCAGTTGAACGTCACCTGCGCAGCGTCGATGGCCTTGACGGCGCCCTGCACCGAGACGTACCCGCCGTCTTTCTTGACGGCCACCAGCACGTCCTGGGCGCCGGCGACTATCTTGAACTCTTCGCACTTGAGGCGGATGTCCTGGACAGTCGTCCCGGCGTCGGGCAGATAGACGGCTTTAACTTGCGCGATGGGCAGTTGGACGCTGCCCACGCCCGCCACGGCCGCGGTGAGCGTCCCCTGGTCCATGGTCACGCTGTCGGCGGCGAGCTGGGCGCCGTCGAGGGTCATCACCATCGCCTTGCCGAGGCGTGCCGTGGGGTCATCGGCCTCGGCCAGGGTGATCCGCACCACCTGCTCGCGCGGCAGCGACTGCTTTGCGTCTTTGGATTGCAGCTCGACTTTATCGGCCGTCACGGCAGTGAGCGTGCCTTCGACGGTCGCGGCATCAACCATCTCCACGGTGTGCGTCGCCGGCGCCGCCCACAGCCCCGCCGCCATCATGACCGAGAGCCATACCATATGAAGCTCCTAGCGTCCGCCCTCTTCCGCCACGGCGGAGTGATAGTCGCGAATCAGATCGCGATAGCGCTCGGAGATCACCTTGCGCATCATGGCGTCGAGTTCTTCGCGTTTTCGCGGGGGCAGTTGCGACCAGTCGCCCGATTCGCTGGTATTTCGCACCGCCGCAAGCTTGCCCGGGCGGTTCACCGCCCCGGGAACGACCATGCTCTTCTGCGCCGGCGACGAGGGCTGACCGCCGCCGGGCTGCTGCCCCGAGGCCGACTGCTCGCCCTTCTGCTCGCCTTCCTTTTCCTTGGGCTTCTTGCCCGAGGAGGAGGAAGAAGATTGCTGCGACTGCTGATCCGACTGCTCCTGCGCGGTCTTGATCAGATCGTCCAGAATCGCCACGATGAGGTCTTCGGCTTCCTGGGTTTTGGCGCCAGTGTCTGCCGCCGCCAGACGCGCTCGCACGCCGCCCATCTTGGTCGCCACCGCGTTCATCGGGTCCTTATACAGGTCGGTGTACTCCTGGATCTTGTCGGCGATGAGCTTGATCTGGTCCTCGCCCAGCGTCAGCGGGTAGTT encodes:
- a CDS encoding NPCBM/NEW2 domain-containing protein encodes the protein MVWLSVMMAAGLWAAPATHTVEMVDAATVEGTLTAVTADKVELQSKDAKQSLPREQVVRITLAEADDPTARLGKAMVMTLDGAQLAADSVTMDQGTLTAAVAGVGSVQLPIAQVKAVYLPDAGTTVQDIRLKCEEFKIVAGAQDVLVAVKKDGGYVSVQGAVKAIDAAQVTFNWKDTDRRSARDTVRAVLLGQTGAAAPARAGGVVTLRNGSRLPWSSLTMDAKGLGLETAAFKRLTLDPAGVAEITFISDRVTDLAELAPDAVEQHGLLGEGFKYRRGRSVAGGPLRMNKKTYASGLGLHSFTSLSYNLDGRYRRLAALVGIDDAAAAAADATLVVLGDDKPLGQPLRLRSAQPPQVLRVDLAGVKRLTIRVEFGQDKLDVGDHVDIVAARLIK